The Apostichopus japonicus isolate 1M-3 chromosome 6, ASM3797524v1, whole genome shotgun sequence genome contains a region encoding:
- the LOC139969131 gene encoding methionine aminopeptidase 1-like → MSSSAIARVCETVNCTKEAKLQCPTCIKLGIEGSFFCEQDCFKGSWKQHKQVHKKERMKNILQEQNEAAQTWPGYFFSGPLRPHLKSPTRTVPEGIEKPDYADHPEGYPASEMDIRGSTQIKILSKDELEGLRTACKYGREVLDVAASMIKPGITTDEIDEAVHQACIERKCYPSPLNYRGFPKSCCTSVNEVICHGIPDKRKLVEGDIVNVDITVYYNGYHGDLNETFFVGKVDDKSKELVQATYECLKEAINMVKPGVRYREVGNAIQKHVQAHGFSVVRTYCGHGIHRLFHTTPSIPHYSKNKAIGVMKAGHAFTIEPMINMGKWQDNLWPDDWTAVTIDGKRSAQFEHTIVVTETGCEILTARRDKDGRPHFLDQLQKLEGKGGQQA, encoded by the exons ATGTCTTCTTCAGCTATCGCGCGTGTATGTGAAACTGTAAACTGTACGAAAGAAGCAAAGTTACAATGTCCCACCTGCATAAAGTTGGGTATAGAGGGCTCCTTTTTCTGTGAACAG GATTGCTTCAAAGGCAGTTGGAAGCAACACAAACAGGTTCACAAGAAGGAACGCATGAAAAACATCCTACAGGAACAAAATGAAGCAGCACAGACCTGGCCAGGATACTTCTTCTCGGGACCGTTAAGACCTCATTTAAAG AGTCCAACAAGAACTGTTCCAGAAGGTATTGAGAAACCAGATTATGCCGATCACCCAGAAG GATATCCCGCAAGTGAAATGGACATAAGAGGAAGCACTCAAATCAAAATTCTCAGTAAAGATGAACTTGAGGGTCTCAGGACAGCTTGTAAG TATGGTAGGGAAGTTTTAGATGTTGCTGCATCAATGATCAAACCAGGCATCACCACGGATGAGATAGATGAAGCCGTCCACCAGGCATGCATAGAGAGGAAATGCTATCCTTCGCCCCTCAACTACAGAGGGTTTCCCAAATCCTGTTGCAC GTCAGTCAATGAAGTCATATGTCACGGTATACCAGACAAGAGGAAACTAGTAGAAGGAGACATCGTTAACG TCGACATAACTGTATACTACaatggttaccatggtgatcTTAATGAGACCTTCTTTGTGGGTAAAGTGGACGACAAGAGTAAAGAGCTGGTTCAGGCGACTTACGAATGTTTGAAGGAAGCCATCAACATGG TCAAACCAGGTGTACGGTACAGAGAGGTGGGTAATGCGATTCAGAAGCACGTCCAGGCACATGGTTTCTCCGTGGTCCGGACATACTGCGGCCATGGCATTCACAGACTCTTCCACACTACTCCTAGTATTCCGCACTATTCAA AAAATAAAGCAATAGGAGTTATGAAAGCCGGCCATGCGTTTACGATAGAACCAATGATTAACATGG GTAAATGGCAAGATAATCTCTGGCCCGACGATTGGACGGCCGTCACCATAGACGGGAAACGTTCCGCACAGTTTGAGCACACTATAGTCGTAACCGAGACCGGCTGTGAAATTCTTACCGCACGTAGAGACAAAGATGGCAGACCACACTTCTTAGACCAGCTGCAGAAACTAGAAGGAAAAGGAGGGCAGCAGGCATGA
- the LOC139969135 gene encoding S-crystallin SL11-like produces the protein MHSLRLISSSSTGPIYRLIYFNLKGRAETSRMMFKLAGVEFEDFRIDQKRWAEFKHMAPQGILPVLEVNGKKLPQSGAINRYIARELGFYGCNNWEASRIDAVVETIGDCLHDLDIWWMIRDLDVRNKLQKHHEGKLIPKALARLDQLLEENSEGRGFLVGDKISLADIHAMNYIHDYLPTLHNIKAEDSFPRLGDHARRIAEVSQIKEWIKIRPFSKF, from the exons ATGCATTCTTTGCGGCTCATTTCGAGCTCTTCCACCGGCCCTATCTATAGATTAATCTACTTTAATTTGAAAGGTCGTGCAGAAACCTCCAGAATGATGTTTAAACTTGCAGGAGTTGAATTCGAAGATTTCAGAATTGACCAGAAACGTTGGGCAGAATTTAAACACA TGGCACCTCAAGGTATCCTTCCTGTTCTAGAGGTCAATGGAAAGAAGCTCCCACAGAGCGGGGCTATCAACAGGTACATAGCAAGAGAACTAG GCTTCTATGGATGTAATAACTGGGAAGCTAGCAGGATTGATGCTGTGGTAGAAACAATAGGTGATTGTCTTCATGATCTGGATATCTGGTGGATGATAAGAGATTTGGATGTTAGG AATAAATTGCAAAAACACCATGAGGGGAAATTAATTCCAAAAGCTTTAGCAAGACTGGACCAACTACTGGAAGAAAACAGTGAAGGCAGAGGATTTCTTGTGGGTGACAAG ATTTCCTTGGCAGACATTCATGCTATGAATTATATCCACGATTATTTACCTACACTGCATAACATCAAAGCAGAGGACAGTTTTCCAAGACTAGGAGACCATGCTAGAAGAATTGCAGAGGTTTCACAGATCAAAGAATGGATAAAAATAAGACCATTTTCAAAGTTCTGA